The Conexivisphaera calida genome includes a region encoding these proteins:
- the truD gene encoding tRNA pseudouridine(13) synthase TruD, translated as MNEDPVRRAGALSGLDAQLGMLVYSTSVRGMGGRVKDRCDDFVVSEVLAARPSAGRLPAFAVVKVDRNTIDVAEELGAAAGCRIRFWGLKDKRSISAQFMQCAGVSGGRPRGNIRGDGWIARYVGLWEELEPRHFAGNAFSIRVLGIERGVYDGSFHQVADALQSGGIANFFGYQRFGAVNQNHIAGGCIVRRDLGGSQSDGCPKRDELRSIPRRIRRLMVNAYQSYLFNASLSRVISEEGGLPRRSAIVHRVTVHPFPRVLDEPISGNASIEGTVPSAPVPGYAYRSRGDSYSRALDEIMREEGVTPRDFYVDDMPEVSEEGYWRPAVVLGRIGARIGEREDTVLTMLLQRGSYATVVLREIMKPSDPVSSGLTR; from the coding sequence TTGAATGAGGATCCGGTTAGGCGCGCGGGCGCCTTATCTGGGCTGGATGCGCAGCTGGGGATGCTCGTGTACTCGACATCCGTCAGGGGCATGGGTGGGCGCGTGAAGGATCGCTGCGACGATTTCGTGGTATCGGAGGTTCTTGCTGCGAGACCGTCCGCTGGTCGGTTACCGGCATTCGCCGTGGTCAAGGTCGATAGGAACACGATCGATGTCGCCGAGGAGCTGGGTGCGGCCGCCGGCTGCAGGATCAGGTTCTGGGGGTTGAAGGACAAGAGATCGATCTCAGCTCAGTTCATGCAATGCGCAGGCGTTTCAGGCGGCCGTCCGCGTGGGAATATCCGCGGTGATGGGTGGATCGCTAGGTACGTGGGACTCTGGGAGGAGCTGGAGCCTCGGCACTTCGCGGGGAATGCGTTCTCGATAAGGGTGCTGGGGATTGAGCGCGGGGTATATGATGGCTCGTTCCATCAGGTCGCTGACGCCCTGCAATCCGGCGGGATCGCCAACTTCTTCGGATATCAGCGGTTCGGCGCCGTCAACCAAAACCACATAGCTGGAGGATGCATAGTTAGGAGAGATCTCGGAGGATCGCAATCCGATGGATGTCCCAAGAGAGACGAACTGAGGTCGATACCGCGGCGCATAAGGAGGTTGATGGTGAACGCGTATCAGTCATATCTATTCAACGCGTCCCTGAGCCGCGTAATCTCCGAGGAGGGTGGTCTTCCACGCCGCTCCGCGATAGTTCACCGGGTAACTGTACATCCCTTTCCAAGGGTGCTCGACGAACCCATCTCCGGTAATGCATCGATCGAGGGGACCGTGCCCTCGGCGCCGGTGCCCGGATATGCGTACAGGAGTCGGGGAGACTCGTACTCGCGGGCGCTCGATGAGATAATGCGCGAGGAGGGCGTGACTCCGAGGGACTTCTACGTCGACGACATGCCCGAGGTGAGCGAGGAGGGCTACTGGAGGCCGGCGGTCGTGCTCGGCAGGATCGGCGCGCGGATCGGGGAACGCGAGGACACCGTGCTCACTATGCTTCTGCAACGCGGCAGCTACGCCACCGTTGTCCTGAGGGAGATTATGAAGCCTAGCGATCCCGTATCATCTGGGCTGACTAGATGA